The sequence below is a genomic window from Lolium perenne isolate Kyuss_39 chromosome 7, Kyuss_2.0, whole genome shotgun sequence.
CTGCTCTTGGTTCCTCCGTTCCTTTTCTTCCATCTccgcctacgttgtgttgccgcgatgtcagtAACATTGCAATGGAAAACATGTAACGAAGCGTAGAGGATCGACGAAGAACTTACCCGTAACTTCTCAACAGCTAGGTTCGAAGCCCGTGGGCGGTCTCTACCCGAGGCTGCTCGCTCGTACGCCCACGACGGATATGGCGTAGAGATGGAATGGTCTTTGGGTCGACTAACCCATCAGCAATCCATAGGCGGCCACCCTTCTTGCCTtgtcccgcaagcaccgcaacctcaaCGTCAAAGTCTTCGGTGGTTGGGTCGGCGTCTTCGCCGTGCTTGGCCTTGAACTTCGAGCGGTATGCGCCACACTGGGCCTCCGCTAGCCCGTTGACCCACACGGACCCCGTTTCATGATGCGGCTCCCTCCTGGTCTTGGACTTTTGGAAAAGGCCAAATAAGTTTGGTGTCACGCCTGTCttcacttcctgcaaaagagtacATGCAAGTAAGTGAAGAGGGACACCCTTGCGGGGCTAACAATAACATGAAACGAAAGAATGAAGAAACCATTTGCTCACCTCTTGCTGCAAGGTAAGGGCCAAGTTCTTGCTGCCCAGGACATGTGATCCACCTCCCATCTCTAAACGCTTctgcttgccctcctcgtgcttccggGCGTACTCGGGGGATGTCCACCATATGACCATCGCAAGAAAGCACGCCTTGTCTTccccgacgtactgaggagggttctacatacaCAAGATAGACCCATTATTAGAACATACACTACATGAAAATGCGGAAATATATAACACATCGATGCTAATACCTGCAGGTACTGCCACGGTGCCATGAGCGTATCCCGACAATCAGCCTTACTCATCCAAACTTTGCGctcggcgtgccagtcgcggacgcactggacacgtgcctcgtagtgcatgccagtcaccctcacCCTGCACAACTCGTGTAAGATAACGTCGCACGCAATTTCCTCGCCCTCagccctcttgaagtatttctgcaaccatgcacataggtaaaacaagagGAATTAGAGCAACTATTGGTAGTCAAGAAGTGTTTGAATGCTATGAAgccaaaagtcacgtacccagaagtGGCGGACAACCCGCTCTTGCATGTTGGTGCACTTGCCGCTAGGATCTTCCGCGTAGCTGTAGTGCTTCCAAGTCCAAGCCACATCGCGGCCACCACTAGGGAGATTGACAATCCTAGGGAAATGCTTCCTAATTAGGCctccaaggatgttcgagtactCACGTGTCGGCTTCCTCCTCGGGTCACCATACTTGAACATGCTGCACAACGAAATGCCAAAATCAGTATGCATGTGATGAAAATttgtataatgataaaaatttcAATAATGGAATGCCAAAATCAGCATGTACCTCTTTCCAGAGGGCACGAGAACAACATCGCGGAAGGCCCAAGTTTTTAGCTTGGGGAGTTTCATAATCCCGCGcttatacggcttcttgtcccgtGGTTCCAGCCTCTCCTCGGCTGCAACGTACACCTCCTCCGTCGGCGGATACCAAGCTAGGTTTGGGTCTAGCTCCTGCGGCAAACCCccagcccctcctcctcctcgaggTCCTCCCCACCATCCTCCACACCGTCCTCCTCGTCCTGCCCACCGTCCTCCTCGTCCTGCCCACCGTGCTCCtcaccgtcctcctcgtcctccccaccccagtgctcctcgtcatcatcctcggctgggggaggactaggagaaggggtacgaagtcgccgtggctgggCATTCTTCCTCTGTGGTGGAGGGCTAGGAGGAGCGCTAGGAGGACGTGTCTGCGACGAACCACTCGAAAGTCCCACAAGCTCAGCCACGGTCTTGATCTTCTTTTTGAAACctccctttctttttcttggcggcatgtttcaatcacctgtaaacacaatgaaaagagtggtttattagtatgcAATGTAAACAGATGAATATTAGTGAAATCAACAATAATGCAAATATATAAGTAGATGAATATTAGTAGATagatcatagtttattacaaatagcacatagttcagtacatagatcatagtttattacaaatagcacataattcagtacatagatcatagtttattacaaataacacatagttcagtacataggatagcctcacaattacaactacatagatcagtagcctaTGTCGACATCCGTAATCGGACCACATGTTTCATCATCATCAGGCTcagcgaaccaataatcatcgatgaaacctggaggtggtccatttGGATCTAGGTCAATgcctgctttgaacgcctcgagcaaacttaGGTCTTCTACGGCACACACATCCTCAGCTTcatattcttcattgtcttcctccataaccgcatcttcttcttgctcatcgtctacgaccatgttaTCAACAACGGCCGACAAGTCGATAGTGAAATGATCGGggagcccttcttcttgataaaaATCAACAGTCCTTGTTGAGGGGTCTGTGacggtaatcgtccttgtttggcgggggtggcctaatgcgtgaaggaaccgtcatcacaacatcccatccatgtagacgtttggTCGGGTTTCGacacgcgtacgggagatagaatacttggaaGGCTTGGGTGGCCAAAATGTACACGTCCTTTCCCTTATAAACAGAGCttctttcaacttcgaccaatccaatttcaggatcccgtctcacgcgacgtgggtcgaaccaatggcatttgaatacgacgggatttagccctttgtcaaacccgtaattcagctcgtatataccctcgactcttccatagtaatggagtccatcatcaccttgacataccaccccgctatttattgtcttcttgtttggacggcttgttgtgtattgatgggtgCAGGCGATACCCATTCACGTCATAAGAATTGAACGAGTCGACGGAATGGTtgaagcccctagcaatttttcgtagcaagggattcatgtctttgtcagttcttgcctacaagatTAGGACGACAAGTTTAGAACAAGAAATGACCGAGAAATGTCGACAGTGTACAAACAAATTTGGATAGGATAGTACC
It includes:
- the LOC127316272 gene encoding uncharacterized protein produces the protein MEEDNEEYEAEDVCAVEDLSLLEAFKAGIDLDPNGPPPGFIDDYCMFKYGDPRRKPTREYSNILGGLIRKHFPRIVNLPSGGRDVAWTWKHYSYAEDPSGKCTNMQERVVRHFWKYFKRAEGEEIACDVILHELCRVRVTGMHYEARVQCVRDWHAERKVWMSKADCRDTLMAPWQYLQNPPQYVGEDKACFLAMVIWWTSPEYARKHEEGKQKRLEMGGGSHVLGSKNLALTLQQEEVKTGVTPNLFGLFQKSKTRREPHHETGSVWVNGLAEAQCGAYRSKFKAKHGEDADPTTEDFDVEVAVLAGQGKKGGRLWIADGLVDPKTIPSLRHIRRGRTSEQPRVETAHGLRT